In Salinarimonas sp., a genomic segment contains:
- the malQ gene encoding 4-alpha-glucanotransferase has translation MTDALHALAEEAGLHIRWEDFRGRPETVGEETLRRVLAAMGLPAGSEAEIADSRAQLREETGAGLSFLTTEVGQSTPLPPALAESAVAVLRHEHGGRREMRLLPTAGGMALPPVLEPGYHGLEIGDHHVTLAVAPRHGARVEDVAKGRKVFGLAAQIYSLPPRAGEEFGDFGALGAYAEAAGRAGADAVAMSPTHALFAADPSRFSPYSPSTRLFHNVLYADPAAVFGEVDLPGEAPPRGDLVDWEAGARLKLAKLRALYRRFEASGDTQRRADFAAFRAEGGSLLENHARYEALHAHFTAQGRAGGFQDWPEQYRHPESPAVEAFCREHVEEVVFHAFLQWLAERSLVEAQRRSKDAGMAIGLIADLAVGMDSGGSHVWSRRQDVLDGLSIGAPPDLLGPTGQDWGLTNFSPRALETTHFEPFLATLRAALRCAGGVRIDHAMGLRRLWVVPKGLSPKEGCYISYPEEDMLRLVALESHRSGGVVIGEDLGTVPPGFRPRLDRAGVLGMRVLWFERGAKGRFTSPRRYARHAASMTTTHDLPTVAGWWRGNDVDWRERVGHGDAEFHRTQHQERDADRGKLWEAFVKAGTAEGEPPPVAETDPVVDAALGFVAKTASNLAIVPAEDLHGLVEQPNLPGTLDEHPNWRRRLPSEGLDDPAARRRMEALAKARPRRRG, from the coding sequence ATGACCGACGCGCTCCACGCGCTCGCCGAGGAGGCGGGCCTGCACATCCGCTGGGAGGACTTCAGGGGCCGGCCCGAAACGGTCGGCGAGGAGACGCTGCGCCGCGTCCTCGCCGCCATGGGGCTTCCCGCGGGGAGCGAGGCCGAGATCGCCGACAGCCGCGCCCAGCTGCGCGAGGAGACGGGCGCGGGCCTCTCCTTCCTCACCACGGAGGTCGGCCAGTCGACCCCGCTGCCCCCGGCCCTCGCCGAGAGCGCCGTCGCGGTCCTGCGCCACGAGCACGGCGGGCGGCGCGAGATGCGGCTTCTCCCCACCGCCGGCGGCATGGCGCTGCCGCCGGTGCTGGAGCCCGGCTATCACGGTCTCGAGATCGGCGATCACCACGTCACGCTCGCCGTCGCGCCGCGCCACGGCGCGCGGGTCGAGGACGTCGCCAAGGGCCGCAAGGTCTTCGGGCTCGCCGCGCAGATCTACTCGCTGCCGCCGCGCGCGGGCGAGGAATTCGGCGACTTCGGCGCGCTCGGCGCCTATGCCGAGGCCGCCGGCCGCGCGGGCGCCGACGCGGTGGCGATGAGCCCGACCCACGCGCTCTTCGCCGCCGACCCCTCGCGCTTCAGCCCCTACTCGCCCTCGACGCGGCTGTTCCACAACGTGCTCTACGCCGACCCGGCGGCGGTGTTCGGCGAGGTCGACCTCCCCGGCGAGGCGCCGCCCCGCGGCGATCTCGTCGACTGGGAGGCGGGCGCGCGCCTCAAGCTCGCGAAGCTGCGGGCGCTCTACCGGCGCTTCGAGGCCTCCGGCGACACGCAGCGCCGCGCCGATTTCGCCGCCTTCCGCGCCGAGGGCGGATCGCTCCTCGAGAACCACGCCCGCTACGAGGCGCTGCACGCGCATTTCACGGCGCAGGGCCGCGCCGGCGGCTTTCAGGACTGGCCGGAGCAATACCGTCATCCCGAGAGCCCGGCGGTGGAGGCCTTCTGCCGCGAGCATGTCGAGGAGGTCGTCTTCCACGCCTTTCTGCAATGGCTCGCCGAGCGCTCCCTCGTGGAGGCGCAGCGCCGCTCGAAGGACGCGGGGATGGCGATCGGGCTGATCGCCGATCTCGCGGTGGGCATGGACAGCGGCGGCAGCCACGTCTGGTCCCGCCGGCAGGACGTGCTCGACGGCCTCTCCATCGGCGCGCCGCCGGACCTGCTCGGGCCGACGGGGCAGGATTGGGGCCTGACCAACTTCTCGCCGAGGGCGCTGGAAACCACGCATTTCGAGCCCTTCCTCGCGACCCTGCGCGCGGCGCTGCGCTGCGCCGGCGGCGTGCGCATCGATCACGCCATGGGCCTGCGCCGGCTCTGGGTCGTGCCCAAGGGACTGTCTCCGAAGGAGGGCTGCTACATCTCCTATCCGGAGGAGGACATGCTGCGGCTCGTCGCGCTGGAGAGCCACCGCTCCGGCGGCGTCGTCATCGGCGAGGATCTCGGCACGGTCCCGCCGGGCTTCCGGCCGCGGCTCGACCGGGCGGGCGTGCTCGGCATGCGCGTGCTTTGGTTCGAGCGCGGGGCGAAGGGGCGGTTCACCTCGCCGCGGCGCTACGCGCGCCACGCCGCATCGATGACGACGACGCACGATCTCCCCACCGTCGCCGGCTGGTGGCGCGGCAACGACGTCGACTGGCGCGAGCGCGTCGGCCACGGCGACGCGGAGTTCCACCGCACCCAGCACCAGGAGCGCGACGCCGATCGCGGCAAGCTCTGGGAGGCTTTCGTCAAGGCCGGCACGGCCGAGGGCGAACCGCCGCCGGTCGCGGAGACCGATCCCGTGGTCGACGCGGCGCTCGGCTTCGTGGCGAAGACGGCCTCGAACCTCGCCATCGTCCCGGCGGAGGACCTGCACGGCCTCGTCGAGCAGCCCAACCTGCCCGGAACCCTCGACGAGCACCCGAATTGGCGTAGACGCCTTCCGTCCGAGGGCCTCGACGACCCCGCCGCCCGCCGCCGGATGGAGGCGCTCGCCAAGGCGCGCCCGCGGCGGAGAGGATAG
- the treY gene encoding malto-oligosyltrehalose synthase, whose protein sequence is MSNETPIAPRVPRATYRLQLRREFPFEAAERAVPYLAALGISHLYLSPILASRRGSVHGYDGVDFTHVDPEIGGEDGLRALVAAARRHGMGVLADIVPNHMAVGGADNRFWLDVLENGPQSRYAHYFDIDWDTPDPAFEGKVAAPFLGAPYGEALANGEITLVFDPHMRRLCAAYYHHRFPLNPGDYGEILRAGDASLAPLADQFDEARTPEAFKEARAELAREAGETLEATLKRVCEPERLHPILERQHWRLAWWRTAGDEINWRRFFDITELAGLRVEEEDVFEGVHAEIFRLYGEGLIDGLRIDHVDGLADPAGYGRRLRERLGEIAPQRLPEAPEGPAYLLVEKILAHDEALPADWAVDGTTGYEFMDAVGGLLHSADGEEMFTDLWSEISGRYPDFASEELDARNEMLVRNFAGQLDAVAHAFHDLARLDLETRDVTYHALRRALIALIAAFPAYRTYATAGAAPGSDAPLLERAVTAAKEMAGPGEAAIVDLIGGWIQGVGVADQEVRARAVVAFQQLCAPVAAKAVEDTAFYRYGRLVSRNDVGSDPGRFAIPREAFHASAMDRAARFPHSMLATATHDHKRGEDVRARLAALSEVPAEWADRVGTWLDLNRRHAQDRVDPADEYVFYQMLLGAWPFGLAPDDREGVMRLGERLARWQEKALREGKLNSSWTEPDTEYEEACRRFVAEVTDPNVAPAFLDSVHAFVEALASVGAANGLVQTFLRCTTPGVPDCYQGREFWDFSLVDPDNRDPVDYGVREAALGEEASVADLAGRYQDGRVKQRLIARLLDARLHRAELFAEGDYAPLEVRGHRAAHVVAFARRRSSSALIAVAARHLAEPLIGGDALAPPAEWWGDTTVVTPNDVLDAEMSAALDAGARRTFGRETKVADLLGPLPVGLFVLG, encoded by the coding sequence ATGAGCAACGAAACACCGATCGCCCCGCGGGTTCCGCGCGCGACCTATCGCCTGCAGCTGCGCCGGGAGTTCCCGTTCGAGGCGGCGGAGCGGGCCGTGCCCTATCTCGCCGCGCTCGGGATCAGCCATCTCTACCTCTCGCCGATCCTCGCCTCGCGCCGCGGCTCCGTGCACGGCTACGACGGCGTCGACTTCACCCATGTCGACCCGGAGATCGGCGGCGAGGACGGCTTGCGCGCCCTCGTCGCCGCGGCGCGCCGGCACGGCATGGGCGTCCTCGCCGACATCGTGCCGAACCACATGGCGGTCGGCGGCGCGGACAACCGCTTCTGGCTCGACGTGCTCGAGAACGGGCCGCAGAGCCGCTACGCGCATTATTTCGACATCGACTGGGACACGCCCGATCCCGCCTTCGAGGGCAAGGTCGCCGCCCCTTTCCTCGGCGCGCCCTACGGCGAGGCGCTGGCGAACGGCGAGATCACGCTCGTCTTCGACCCCCACATGCGCCGGCTCTGCGCGGCCTATTATCACCACCGCTTCCCGCTCAACCCGGGCGATTACGGCGAGATCCTGCGCGCCGGCGACGCCTCTCTCGCGCCCCTCGCCGACCAGTTCGACGAGGCCCGTACGCCCGAGGCCTTCAAGGAGGCCCGCGCCGAGCTCGCCCGCGAGGCGGGGGAGACGCTGGAGGCGACGTTGAAGCGCGTCTGCGAGCCGGAGCGCCTGCACCCGATCCTCGAGCGCCAGCATTGGCGGCTCGCCTGGTGGCGCACCGCCGGCGACGAGATCAACTGGCGGCGCTTCTTCGACATCACCGAGCTCGCCGGCCTGCGCGTCGAGGAGGAGGACGTGTTCGAGGGAGTGCACGCCGAGATCTTCCGCCTCTACGGGGAGGGCCTGATCGACGGCCTGCGCATCGACCACGTCGACGGCCTCGCCGATCCCGCCGGCTACGGCCGGCGCCTGCGCGAGCGCCTGGGCGAGATCGCGCCGCAGCGCCTGCCCGAGGCGCCGGAGGGGCCGGCCTACCTGCTGGTGGAGAAGATCCTGGCCCACGACGAGGCGCTCCCCGCCGACTGGGCGGTCGACGGCACCACGGGCTACGAGTTCATGGACGCCGTCGGCGGGCTCCTGCACAGCGCCGACGGCGAGGAGATGTTCACCGATCTCTGGAGCGAGATCTCCGGCCGCTACCCGGATTTCGCCTCCGAGGAACTCGACGCGCGCAACGAGATGCTGGTGCGCAACTTCGCCGGCCAGCTCGACGCCGTCGCCCACGCCTTCCACGACCTCGCCCGGCTCGACCTCGAGACCCGCGACGTCACCTATCACGCCCTGCGCCGGGCCCTGATCGCGCTGATCGCGGCCTTCCCGGCCTACCGCACCTACGCCACCGCCGGCGCGGCGCCGGGGTCCGACGCGCCTTTGCTGGAGCGCGCCGTCACGGCCGCGAAGGAGATGGCCGGCCCGGGCGAGGCGGCGATCGTCGACCTGATCGGCGGGTGGATCCAGGGCGTCGGCGTCGCCGACCAGGAGGTGCGCGCCCGCGCCGTCGTGGCCTTCCAGCAGCTCTGCGCGCCGGTCGCGGCGAAGGCGGTGGAGGACACGGCGTTCTACCGCTACGGCCGCCTCGTCTCGCGCAACGACGTCGGCTCCGATCCCGGCCGCTTCGCGATCCCGCGCGAGGCCTTCCACGCGAGCGCCATGGACCGCGCCGCGCGCTTCCCGCATTCCATGCTCGCCACGGCGACGCACGACCACAAGCGCGGCGAGGACGTCCGCGCGCGCCTCGCGGCGCTCTCCGAGGTCCCGGCGGAATGGGCCGATCGGGTGGGGACCTGGCTCGACCTCAACCGGCGCCACGCGCAGGACCGGGTCGATCCGGCGGACGAGTACGTCTTCTACCAGATGCTGCTCGGCGCCTGGCCCTTCGGCCTCGCCCCGGACGATCGCGAGGGGGTGATGCGGCTCGGCGAGCGCCTCGCGCGCTGGCAGGAGAAGGCGCTGCGGGAGGGCAAGCTGAACTCCTCCTGGACCGAGCCCGACACCGAGTACGAGGAAGCCTGCCGCCGCTTCGTCGCGGAGGTCACGGACCCGAACGTCGCGCCGGCCTTTCTCGATTCCGTCCACGCCTTCGTCGAGGCGCTCGCGTCCGTCGGCGCGGCGAACGGGCTCGTGCAGACCTTCCTGCGCTGCACCACGCCCGGCGTGCCGGACTGCTACCAGGGCCGCGAATTCTGGGACTTTTCCCTCGTCGACCCGGACAATCGCGATCCCGTCGACTACGGCGTCCGCGAGGCCGCGCTCGGCGAGGAGGCGTCGGTCGCCGATCTCGCCGGGCGCTACCAGGACGGGCGCGTGAAGCAGCGACTGATCGCGCGACTGCTGGATGCGCGCCTGCATCGAGCCGAGCTCTTCGCCGAGGGCGACTACGCGCCGCTCGAGGTGCGCGGTCACCGCGCCGCCCACGTCGTCGCCTTCGCGCGGCGGCGCTCCTCCTCGGCGCTGATCGCGGTGGCCGCCCGCCATCTCGCCGAGCCGCTGATCGGGGGCGACGCGCTCGCGCCGCCGGCCGAATGGTGGGGCGACACCACGGTCGTGACGCCGAACGACGTTCTCGACGCCGAGATGAGCGCCGCGCTCGACGCCGGCGCGCGGCGGACCTTCGGGCGCGAGACCAAGGTCGCCGACCTTCTCGGGCCTCTGCCCGTCGGGCTGTTCGTGCTCGGCTGA
- a CDS encoding PRC-barrel domain-containing protein: MHARPIPLLAALILAASPLAAQTTGGAGGEGPVTGDPVESLDSRLLPLPGPGDREFDVATLEGAPVALGDESRVGTVRDVVVGLEEQRSFVVQYTDRLGGRTVLIPIGETVIRDGRLIAAYTLNQLRALPTLNDYEAANLSPIADDVAIRLRRSALELPEVEATGSQAYDPTRDAPEQ; encoded by the coding sequence ATGCACGCCCGCCCGATCCCGCTTCTCGCCGCCCTGATCCTCGCCGCGAGCCCGCTCGCCGCCCAGACCACGGGCGGGGCGGGGGGCGAGGGGCCCGTCACCGGCGATCCGGTGGAGAGCCTCGACAGCCGCCTCCTGCCGCTGCCGGGACCCGGCGACCGGGAATTCGACGTCGCGACGCTGGAGGGCGCGCCGGTGGCGCTCGGCGACGAGTCGCGGGTGGGCACCGTGCGCGACGTCGTCGTCGGGTTGGAGGAGCAGCGCAGCTTCGTGGTGCAGTACACCGACCGCCTCGGCGGCCGCACCGTGCTGATCCCCATCGGCGAGACGGTGATCCGCGACGGCCGGCTGATCGCCGCCTATACGCTCAACCAGCTGCGCGCCCTGCCGACCCTGAACGACTACGAGGCGGCGAACCTCTCGCCCATCGCCGACGACGTCGCCATTCGCCTGCGCCGCTCCGCGCTGGAGCTGCCCGAGGTCGAGGCCACCGGCTCGCAGGCCTACGATCCGACGCGCGACGCGCCGGAGCAGTGA